CGCTTTGAGCCACAAGAGGATTTCTTCAAGCTTCTCGGACCACTGCTCGATCCCGAGACCGAAAGTCAGTACCTTTTTGAACTGGAGCGTGAGGATGGGAGGATTGAATTGTGTACTTACTTTGCAGGGCTTTGCAAGATTGTGAGAGTGAACCCCAAGTCTTATGTAGATGATGTTGTAAATGCCTACGAGAAGTTAAGTGATGAGAGGAAGTCAAAATGTTTGGAGTTCTTGCTTGGGAATCATCCCATGGAGCTCTTGCATCCTTGGACTAAGGAGTGGAAGGCCAAGTTGGAGGAGTTGGAGCTTGGTTGTGATGCTCCTGATGACAGTGATGATGATTTGGGTGATGGAGATGAGAACCGGATTACCGATTGGATTGAGGAGgaggatggggatggggatggggatggtgatggtgatgaagTGATTGATGTTGGAGAgaatgtggatgatgatgatgatgagcccAAGGATCCTGAAGAGCCTGAGGAGAATCCGGAGTATTGGAATGAGCAGTGGGAGAAGGCGATTAGGAGTCCGCAAGAAATGGAGAAGTTGGTGACGAAAAGTTTGGAGATATCGACAAAGTTATACAGTAGTCAAATGGAccaagaacaagatatgagagCAAATGAAGTAGGAAATAGAAGCAGTGTGAGTGTGGATTTGGAGGAAAGTAGAGCAGAACAGGAGAATGCAGGATATAAAGGTTCAGCTGATTTGGATGAAAGTAGAGAAGAATGGGAGAATGTAAGATATAAAGGTGGCAGAATGAAGGCTAAGAGAAGCCGAGTCCCGCCGGAGTTGTTTTTGAGAGCTGCCGTCCGGCCCTTCACATACCGGAATCTTGTGAAAGAGATTGTTCTTACGAGACATGCTATTGTTGAAGGAGATATCACTGTAAAGGACTAAAAGGAATTTGCCAAAGATAAAACATTTCCTGGTAGGTTCACAATTTAGTGATTTCACtagtatttcttcaattaaaactGGTTATTTACTAGTGGCATGTATGTAGTAGTTACACTGTTAGACTTGTTGATATCTCTTGATATGGTATTACTGTTGTGTTGAATGCTATACATTCTGatgaatgcttattgagtttATTCTTTACAAATGAGCAGgtagtggttttttttttccagaacAGTTGATGTTTATTCATGTGCTCTTTAGTTCATTGAATTTCTCCTCTTGCAAtgtctttttataattttgaactGATGTAGTTATAAACGATTTATAATAGCCAAGCATTCTAATCACATTTGTTAATGATAACAAATTTCTTGTTTGTCACTTAAGTTGTCTGATGCCAACTCCGTCTTTGAAGCTAATGTGAAAGCAACCATGGCCAACATTTAAACAGCAATTGCCACTGCCAAGAAGGCAAAAGATGACCCTTCTCTGGACTCTTCAATGAAGCCTGAGCTCAATGTATGTATGggaacatcaattaattaaacactTACCACATTAATACACATTTAAATGGTCAATTGGTCACCATGTGGGTGCTTTGCAGGTTTCTGTCGAGTTCCACATGAGTTCTCTATTCAGGTACAAAAAAGTTCTTGAAGATGATGGCTAACATTGTTGGGCAGGCATTCAGGCAGGTTTGGCTTATATACATCATTCATTATACAGATGCTGCAAATCCCATATTCTTGGTTGTTCTTCGTGCCTTTGATTCCTACCAATGATGACCTCCGATAGATTGCTCTCAACTGCATTGATTTCAGCAAGATCATTTCTGATGAGCATTAGTACTCAAACTTGATACTTTTTTGATGTCTCCCCTCTATATAATATGCTTTTATCTTGTTtagtttgatttgatttgtcCCTATGGATGTGTATTAGTGCATTCTTTTAGATATACAAGGGAGTGATTTGTGATGTTCTTAAGTTCCTCATCACTGAATCTGATTgcaattgatgtttttaattggcAATATATAAACTTTTGTAGCTCAACAATGTTCATGTTCACTGTGTTGAACTTTGGGATGAAATTGAAATCTTGGACATGTTGTTGGGCTTCCATTTTGTCAATTCTTATATCTGCTCTGAGAGCAGTGATGATGTTCGcagataattaatttattaatttcttcctcCACTTGAAATGCCGAGATTTGTAAATACTGCATTCATTTCTGCAGAATTGGCGCGAGTTCTTTATTATATCATCTCGGACAACcaattttgcatttgtttttactCAAAATACTATATTTCGTGATTACGCCAGTAACTGTTTAGTCTAGTGGCATTGGATTTTCTATATAAGGTGTTTGAATTTCGCTGAGAAGACTGATTTAAATATCAGCTCTCACAGAGTGAGAGCATTCGTGTTGTTGAGTTTCTGGTGGCGTTTTATACTTGTGCTTGTCTTGGACATGTGGTTTATTcgtattcattaaaaaaaaattgtgattaaAGCCACACTTTACATGTGctgatggaaaaaaaaaaaattattgctaaAAATTAGGATTTAAACTTATAGAATATGATAGATCACTACAACACTGTGGATTAATCAAAGAAACTATCAaaagtttactttttttttttttagtaaaaaaagtTTACTTATTAGTATCCACTATCCAGTAGTCAGTAGATATAATTAATAGTTTTCAAATGGAAtttaccaaataataataataataataataataataataataaagtcaaaaaaaaaaaatctttaactaaaattaaaataaataataattaaattactatttatattatatttatatatatatatatatatgtatgagaCAAAACCCATAGCCAAAAAAAGCagttaagagagagagagagagagaaagagaggagggAAAGGAATGGAAAGCAAAGAAAGCAAATATGGAGAAAATTACGAAAAAACCTCATCATCTCCGTTTCGGACTCAAACGCAGACCTTTCTCGAGCCCACAACGTTCTCCGCCCAATCCCTCCTctttaaccctaaccctaaccctagaattCCCATTCTCGCCTTTCCAACCACTATTGCTTCTCCATTCATACCAAGATCGCCTCTTTCTTCCTCTCTCTTGCCCGTCGATGCGTTTCAGAGTTTCGGGGATCATTGTCTTGGTGAGATTTTTTATCTCTCAATCGAATCGAGTTCTCCATCGCTGGAGATTTctcgatttttttttgttgtttttttttgttcatgttgaTTGAATTGAGGTTTTGTTTTGATCGGCATTGATGGAGTTTGTGgtgattcttgtttggtgtttggGTATTGGTTTCTTTGGGATCGCAGGCTTGTGGATTTCTGATGAGAATTTGAACTAATAGTAAGCTCTTAGAATTATCTAATATTTGTTTGGAGATGCATGGCTACTAATTTCTTtcttgaattgattgattgattgattgattgatcttttttatgtttggataatgtgttttttgatttatatttttccaTTGTAGTTGCAATGTGGTTACTTGTGCTGTGACCTGTTTAGGATTTTTATGAGGGAAGAGAACAAATTTACAAGTATTGGGAAAGCTATAAATTTCTATGGCTGATTGGCTGATCTGAAGTTGGGGATGTCATGGGTGTAGACAACTAGATATGAACATAGATATAATAAATGCAACTAAATACTTGAAAGTTTTGAACTGCCCACGATCTTATGCACTGCACATGCGCATTTCGATGGGAATAATATTCATGGAAATTTTAGTATTCCCTGTCATAATGTAGGCTACACCATGAAACATTAAGAGATGTCAAAGAAGATCATAGAAGATGTCACTAAGTAGATTAAATATCAactgatatgttgaagattttCAGTGCTTTTGTATACTCTACTTTTCTTCTTGCGCATTGCCATTGAGTGTCCCTGGATGGTGGAATCAGCTCTTCTCTGGGTTAAGTAAGTAAATCTCTGAGGATTTGTCCTAATTCATTCTTTTAGATTTTTGAGTCTATATATGGCATAAAAAGCTGCCTATGCCAACTAGATTGGTTTGTTGTTGAAcaatttgatgtatttttgttgtcttttttcttttaatggtgtgattttccatttctttatcatttttgtaattttcgtTGTATGCAAATTTTTAAGGATTTTGTTTGtacatgtttatttatttatttattttctttcagtCTCTTATAAGTGGTTTTCTAATATTTGTTCCAAATTTTAGACAGGAAAACATGACCGTGATGGTTCTTGATTCTTTGGTTGTGTGAGTTGAATATTTTTTGATGGAAGCCTTTGGAGGTTCTGAGCACAGTGGTGCGAGTGTGGGGAAGAAACGGAGGAGTATTCCTTCAAGAGGACGGCGTTCAGATTACCAGATACTGTTGGAGGGTACAAAGTGCTTGCCTCATTTATCTGCTCCATCTTCTGAGGATGCAAGCAAGATTTCTCTTGAAAGTAGCTTGGGTGATGATCCTAGTTTAAACAACTCTTCACAAAGaatgatttcaattaataaaatcaatggcACAGGTTCATCAAAAAAGTTCAAGAAGAGTGAGGGGAGGTCTGGAGATGTTGGTGGGTTTTACAGAAATGGTAGTACGAGAGCTGGTCATTCTGGAAATAATGAACCACGGCGTAATGGGTCTGATTTGAAGCGATGCAGTGAAGGTGTCCTTGCTCCGGCTAATTGGAAATCCACTAGTAACACCAGAGAGAAACTTGAACTACAGGCAATGGTATCTGAGGCTTCTATCTCCAAGAACGGTGATGGTTATTCTTTAGATCATTCagttggtggctcaagtggatCAGGTGAAAATAAACCAAGGAAGTTAAAGTTCAAAGTTGGTGGACTTCTGGGGTCTACACATACAAAATCAAATACAGACAATGCTTTTACAAAATCTTCACATCCTTTGAATGTCTCATGGCATGGACAAAAGCATATGCTCCAGGTAATATGTTGGCTCATATTATTGAATGATACTTTCGAATTGATAAAATTAGAAAGGtattcaaatttaatataaacaacaGTCAATTGTGCTCTGTCAATTTGCTAGTTATTAGTAAACTACATTATTTGGACTATTCTAACCGTATGTATTATTGACGTTGATGTAGGACAACTCAGATGATGGTCAATTTCACATTGAAcaaagtaattgcatgcaagGGAGAGAGTGGAAGGATTTGGGAGAACATCATCCTCATGGAACAGAGGAAAATACAAGGGTTAAATTAGTCGGAAAaagttcatcatcaacacaAATGGATAAAGTACATAGCACGAACTCTTCTGACCCTACTACCCGTAAGAGCAAGAGGGTTACTAGGAGGCGGGCTGTAGAGGACACATTTGATGAtagtgatgaagatgatgagatcCGTTATCTGGAGAGACTGAAATCTTCCAAGATTGTAAAAGTTGATGCTGTTGATTATGGACATGAAGggaacaaattaaagaaaaagaaagtttcagAATCATCCAAGAATAAGGTTAGTAGTTACGATTTTGATGAGGAATATGTATCACAGTCAGTTAAGGATGGTGAACGACGGAGAAAAACAGCGAAGGAATCCAGTGATATTGCCTATGTGGAAGAGGATGAACCTGGGTCTGATGCCAGTCTGGATCCAAAGGAGATGAAACGAGAAGGATCTGCTGATACAGTAGGTGATGGTAGGGTAGGAGCTCTTACCACACGTCAGCGAGCTCTCCAATCAAGTAAAGATGGAAATACTGGCGAAAGTTTGATTGAGTTCCCAAATGGGCTGCCTCCTGCTCCCCGAAGAAGTAAGAACttgattcttcattaatgcTGTGGcatgttgatttttcttttttactttttgttcattGTGATCTCTGTGGTATTTTATGTCtttttaatcttgtatgctGATCACAGAGCAAAAGGAAAAGCTTTCTGAAGTTGAGCTTCAGGCAAAGAAAGCTGAAGCTGCTCAGAGACGCAGGATGCAAGTAGAGAAAGCCAACAGAGAATTGGAGGTTTGTCATTTTTGATGAATTCAGCTTGCATGGCGTCTTACTGAATTCAGAGgcactttttttaaactcttAACATGCAGGCTGCAGTAATTAATAAGATCTTGGGGAAGgatccaaacaagaagaaaaaagaggaagaaaagctTAAGGAGATGCAGGCAAATGCCAAATTTATAATCATTTGTTATGCCAGTCAGTTTGTACTTTAAGTTGGTACCTActgatctttttatttgttatttgaattaGGAGGAAGCTTCTAGTATGCTGCCATTGGCTCCTAGCACAATTAGATGGGCCATTGGACCAACTGGAACTACTGTTACATTTGCGGATGATGTTGGCTTGCcaaatatatttgaatccaaaccatGCAGGTTACACCTTAATTTCCATGATTTCTAGAAATAGATgcacatcatttttttttgcctGCTCACCATGAGCatattttgaatgatttgtttTGGTAGTCTATGCTGTCATCTGGTTAATCATAATTGACTAACTTCCCCCTTATCTCTTGATCTCATGGTGCTTGCTCTTGACAGTTATCCTCTGCCACGAGAAAAATGTGCTGGTCCTTCATGTACTAATGCTTACAAATACCGAGATTCCAAAACAAATCTTCCCCTTTGTAGCCTACGATGCTATAGAGCTGTCCAAAAAATTCCTCAGACAGGAACATCATGTTGATTCTTCAGTCCAACGTGACCTGACTTATTTTCCGGTAGGTAATGCTGCACACTTAATGACATTATTTTATCAGTTTGAAACTTTGAGGCAGtatcaattatattatttaatgcgGCAGAGCCCCTGATGGTGTCATTTCTTTTAATGAACTTCATGAATTAAAACAAAAGgaacatgtttatttttttacttttgactCTATTCTCTAATTATCCCTGTTCTGCTCTGAACATGATGCATTTTAGAAAAACTGCAGAGTCCATCATATATGATTAAATATGTCTTTATATCATGTGAAGGATGAAACTTTTGCTGCCAGAGCCAGGTTATAGTGCTTGAAAATATTTCAtctctttgatttattttcaccTGTTTTTATCTAGTCGCATTTTTATTGTACCTTAATCTCATTGACAAAAGTCACAAAATGACTGGTGCATCTAGTTTGTATGGATGTTTATACTTTGTACTAtgatactattttttaaacagacaTCTTTAGTATAGACACTGTAATTAGAATTTTGAATGGTATAATGATCAGTTTTTCAAATTCTTCTGTTGTTGTAGTTGGCATAGAATGAAGTGAAAACTTTTAAGTGTCATTTAACAGTGTTGaaatcatctttaatttttgtttatgttttggaCTTAAATTGCTCATTTGTTTGCTTGTCTTTGTGTTGTTATTTCTGCAGCATCTGATCATAGAACAAACTCTTTGAGGCTTTGATGTGAATTCTGAAAACAAGAGCTGAATCTTGAACAGACTGGTCAAAAGCTGACATGAATATAGATAGGATAAGGAATTCATTAAggtttttaatagaatttttaatagaatttgtTTCATTCTCTCAATGTATATATAATGCTgacatttatctttttttttactgataTTAGTAAaatagcagcagcagcagcagcagctttGCAGTAAATATACATTCACTCAATTTTAATGCAAAGTTTAAAGGTTGAAAAAGCTTCAGATATGCATATCCCTCTTGTATTATTTTCACaatattaatattgataaaCACTGTTGagataagtaattaattaaatctcaaaagtTTGATAactccaaacaaacaaacaaacaaactaaaaaaagcaaaaggtggattttattgtttctatttttgatttttttaatttggttacaaatttattttcatcccattaatatttaattatgtattaaaaagaaagacactaattgttctgattttttaatggttttcttTAAGAAGAACAATCTAACTGGACCAAATGTAAATAGAATTGTCTAATTTCTCTTTTGACTGAATGCAGttcatttcaaaattaatttaactaatttaaaaaaacctcatttgtgctctaataatatatatatatatatatatatatatatattcttttaaaacATTTGAGGttgtctttcttcttttttaaaaaaaaggaaaaaaaataattttccggAAATTTGTCAATAACGTTAATAAAAAACCAAGAATTAtttactttgaattttaattttcaatgttAAATagctttgctttgctttgctttgctcTGCTCTTTAATGGCGAAATCCGCCATCCTCGCCGCCGGCTGCCACCGGCCACCCCGGCGGCGCTGAAACGGTTCGCCGGCAATCTCCCTGAAGCCCTTCGGTCCGTCCAACGATTGATTTCTGATCCATCTTCCTGCTTTTCATTGAAGTAATTTTTGGTACTCCTTGCTTCTCTCTTCGGGAAACCTTTTTGGGTTGTTTTCTGTGGATTGGATTTGTTATTTAGTGGTTTTTCCATCTGCCAAATGATTTGATTTCCACTTTTTTCCTGTAGTTTTTATTGCTTGATCGATTTGAATAGtgtttggattttgatggttttGTGAGTGGATTTTTAACGTGAATTTTCTGTAATTTAGATTGCATAAAGTTCAGACTTTGTTTTGATTCGATGTTAAAAGttacaattttgattatttatctCATATGATATTTGAGTATGATTTTTGCCTATTGCTAGTGCTCATTGTCTTCGATTCTTAGGTTTCAGATGAGCTTCTTGGTTTTAGGCTCAGCTTGGGAATGTTGTTATGCAGCCATTCCAGCATGTATATAGTTTCTATGAGTTGCTACTATGTTTCTTAGAACATCAATTCATCCTTTGTTTCTCTGGTAAATTAAGGTTTGCTCTATAAATTCTAAGAGTTTGCATGCTtcataattacttaaaaaattctTTTGTCAACTACCTACATCTATCTATTTAGTATTTAAGCATAAGCATTATGTTTGTTGTGGTGGCCATCAACTGACAAATTACTAGTTTCTGTTGTCAATTTTGTGTGGCCATCCAACATCAGTTTTGGTGTTTTCATTTGTAAGTACTGAAAACAAAGGCACTATACTTTCAGCTTTTACCACAGCTGGCTGAAAAACTTCCTTCTATTGATCGTTTGCTCGTATAACGATCTCTTCATGGCATTTCGATGCAGGCAAGCGGTATAGTTTGTTCTACTCCGGAAAAATGATTCAGAAACCTATTATCAGTTTGCAAGTTGCAAATTCAGATGTTATGGTAATTACTTCTGATTATCACCTTTGTATGTCacctctgtatatatatatatatatataatgtaaccttttcattttcttcatcatttactCCCCCAGTAGAAGTTGAATTCCCTCCCTTGTGGATATACATACCTACaaattatcattatattatgttatttgtctTCAAAGTCTGTTGTATATCAAGTAAAAATTTTTGAGCTAAGACTAGCATTGAacttttattttacatttgcTCAAACAGACCAAAGAGATGTTACATCACAAGGTTAGTCTAAATGGCTACTTAGCCACAACACTGGGCAAAGTCTGGAAAAGACAAATAAAGACACTGAAAGGAGTTCCTTCATGAAACatcaaagaaacaatgaaaTGTGTCTTGCTTGATGCTGTCATTGAATCCCCTCAAAGCACATCAACCACTACTGCCTTCTGATCAGTACACACTTCAACATCTCACTGATTGGTATTATTTTCCATTTTATACTGATAATTCTTACTTAATGACTACCATAGATTAGTATGTCTTCTTTGTTATTTGTCATGCTATAATACTTGAGTTAGAGCTTTAAATGTTTTGTTGGAATTTTGCAGTATGCACTCTACTTTTAACTGTCAACCATGTCTCTTTTTTTGTCACAACTGTGATTTACATGATGTGGTGGTTGTTAGTTGAGTTTCTTTTGTAAAGATAGTGAGTGGGGTTATGAACTGTTCCACAAACACTATGCAACAAAAAAGAACAGCCTTTCCAAACTGAATCATATATATTCCTCCATTCACTTCCTTGGATTGATTAGTTCACTACATCCATTCAATTATCAAGTTGCACTtttgaaagagagagagagagagagagtcacaCTAAAAGAGTAGCGACATCACAGAACTCATGCTCTGTCTTAGTGCTTTTAATACAACTAGCCACCATTATAGATCTTTTTAGCCTTCTGTGGTTGCTGGCAATTTGTCCTTATGCACTACAAAGAAACTAGAGAGAGAAACATAAAGagattgaagaagtaaagcaCTAGTGTTATCTATGAACATCTTCTAGCCTTCTGTTAGTTCTAGTACAGTAGTAGTACTACTACTAGTCTAGGAAAGTTGCAAAAGGCTTTTATCATCAAAGAAACTACTCCTCAAAGATGAGCAAATTGGCAACTCCTCAAGTTCATCAAAGAAGTCATTTTCCTCTGTacttttcttctcattcttcactatttcttcttcttcttcttcttcatcatcttcttcttctttacatTTGGAATTCACTTTTGTTTGTGGTTGGATTGATAGAAGGTCAGGCCCTGGATGATTGTGATTTGATGTATAAGTGATTATAAGCATTGATGCATCAGTCTTGCACTTCTCTACTTGTTTCTTTGCTGAACATCCCTTTGAAGTGCTACATCTATAATATCCCCTGTATACAGAGAACAAATAGATAGATAGAAAACAGAAAAAGAGAGCACAAAAACAGAGGAAAAACTAGAGACTAAAACTGAAAAAGAAGGGACCTTGGATAAGGAGAGCCTTTAATGGGTTTTTGTCCATACTTTCTCCAAGACCAAAAATCAGAAGGTGGACCTTCACTCTTCTGTTTCCCTGCTTTAGTTTCAACCCTTACTGTGACAACAACCTTCTGAACAACCTTCCTGTAATAAGAtcacaacaaaaaagaaataaaagaacacATGAAAAAAgatttctataaaaaattattttctctaGACTCACTTATGAACACTACCTTCTCTTTGATGATGGAGCTTCTATCATCCTTTCTTTTGCACTTGTAGGACTTTCCATTgtactcttttctttctctatatGCTATCCTCCTTTTTATCTCTTCCTCTGCTTTCCACTCACATGAAACACacttagagagagagagagaggatgaaATGGATAGGAATCAAAAGAGTGCATATTAATAGAGGAAGGCATGATTCATGAGAGGACAAGAGTAGTAGCTTTCTATCTTTTTCACTTATTGAAACAGAGGACTAGACAACAATATATCTTTTTCACTTATTGAAAACAGAGGACTAGACAACAATAGGCGAGGGCCATATCCATCCAAAGCTTAAAAATATGCAAACCACTCCACCagtttatgtttcttttttggcAATGTTCTGCCAACTTTGCACATGACCCTTTGTCTCTCACAAAGCTGATCACCATTTATCTCAATTAATCTTCTCATTAATGTGTTTATGCTCGCCCTGTAACACATTAACAAACatgaacaaagagaaagagatatcaTTGGAGAAGAATATAGACAATCATttacatacatatgtataaatgtttatatatatatatatatatatggctccTAGTCTTGATCTTCCTCACATTGAGTATTGCACATTACATAAGGAAGATGCCATATGATTTGAGAAACTTCTTCAATATGAGAATGGAAATGGCAATGGTCAGACCGATAGCAGCCAGAGTAAATAGGCGGTCGTCTGAGGGCTTCTGAGCTCTAGTAACAGGCCTCTGAGGTTGTTCAATCGTCTGGGAAGCAGGTGCTCTCCTTGATAAACTCACTCTTGCCCGGAAGCCAACTTGAAGAGGACCGGCAGCTGCATTCACTTGGACTTCATGAACATCTTCCACCATCATTGGCTCGTTTTCTGGATTCGGGGGCTCCTGTATGGGAGCAGTCGCCACGTCCAGACTAGCATTTTCCGTAACAGAATTAGGAGCAGTATTTGCCTCCGCACTTGTTGTATCATCGGTTGCTGGTGTAGGGAGAATGTCAGGCACAGGAGGAGCCTTGCCGAGCATGTATCTGTGGATCTGTCATTAAAATACCAAAGGTCATAGAGATTCAGATATTTAAAGCTGTTTTAAGAATTTCAGTACGATGGACTGTGAGGGTTTACTTCATCGATTAAATTTTGCCGCTCTGAGCTGCCATATTTGGGGATGACTTCACGTGACTTGATAGCGAGTTTGCGcctttcttccttgttgtaATCCAGAGACCCCAATGCCCCATCAGGGTTGGTTGGCATGAAAGCAATCAGGGCTACCAAAGCTGTTCGAACTGGTTGACAGAAGGAGCTCATTTCAGTTACAAACTGAATCTCGAGAAACATATAATTCACACATATACACTGAAATATTTCAGATACTGCATAACTTCATTACAAGTTATGCAAAAACCAAGCAGTTATAACAAACATACTAAGTTAAAATTTTCAGAAGTTAGATAATTTAACAGCATTAAAACCACAAGATGTTTCCCTGATCTTGCTGAGCTTTAGCCACGCAAGACACCAGTCACA
The DNA window shown above is from Dioscorea cayenensis subsp. rotundata cultivar TDr96_F1 chromosome 12, TDr96_F1_v2_PseudoChromosome.rev07_lg8_w22 25.fasta, whole genome shotgun sequence and carries:
- the LOC120273055 gene encoding uncharacterized protein LOC120273055, with the protein product MASHLLHLLPNPFISSFNPKYPNPNKRTIQTLRSNPPSIRASLPPHPFSSPPSFLPLPKHPPFIAAAGRSKKNPAGRMEGNAEIRRQAKIAGRRRSRRIAQNLFYRKYGPNANNPDRFSDEELQMIGLGYDRMVRFMAPDDPRLRHPYDWYKYGQYGPYSWRGVVIGPPIRGRFSDERVTLIGEVRDHEEWELIEQFDMSSEFSERLESMDKNVGFRYFWVFVRHPKWNSSELPWQQWTLVAEVVLEAGKERLDKWSLMGRMGNKARAMVTQCAAWFRPDIIYVKRPMYQCRFEPQEDFFKLLGPLLDPETESQYLFELEREDGRIELCTYFAGLCKIVRVNPKSYVDDVVNAYEKLSDERKSKCLEFLLGNHPMELLHPWTKEWKAKLEELELGCDAPDDSDDDLGDGDENRITDWIEEEDGDGDGDGDGDEVIDVGENVDDDDDEPKDPEEPEENPEYWNEQWEKAIRSPQEMEKLVTKSLEISTKLYSSQMDQEQDMRANEVGNRSSVSVDLEESRAEQENAGYKGSADLDESREEWENVRYKGGRMKAKRSRVPPELFLRAAVRPFTYRNLVKEIVLTRHAIVEGDITVKD
- the LOC120273019 gene encoding uncharacterized protein LOC120273019 isoform X2, which translates into the protein MEAFGGSEHSGASVGKKRRSIPSRGRRSDYQILLEGTKCLPHLSAPSSEDASKISLESSLGSSKKFKKSEGRSGDVGGFYRNGSTRAGHSGNNEPRRNGSDLKRCSEGVLAPANWKSTSNTREKLELQAMVSEASISKNGDGYSLDHSVGGSSGSGENKPRKLKFKVGGLLGSTHTKSNTDNAFTKSSHPLNVSWHGQKHMLQDNSDDGQFHIEQSNCMQGREWKDLGEHHPHGTEENTRVKLVGKSSSSTQMDKVHSTNSSDPTTRKSKRVTRRRAVEDTFDDSDEDDEIRYLERLKSSKIVKVDAVDYGHEGNKLKKKKVSESSKNKVSSYDFDEEYVSQSVKDGERRRKTAKESSDIAYVEEDEPGSDASLDPKEMKREGSADTVGDGRVGALTTRQRALQSSKDGNTGESLIEFPNGLPPAPRRKQKEKLSEVELQAKKAEAAQRRRMQVEKANRELEAAVINKILGKDPNKKKKEEEKLKEMQEEASSMLPLAPSTIRWAIGPTGTTVTFADDVGLPNIFESKPCSYPLPREKCAGPSCTNAYKYRDSKTNLPLCSLRCYRAVQKIPQTGTSC
- the LOC120273019 gene encoding dentin sialophosphoprotein-like isoform X1, with product MEAFGGSEHSGASVGKKRRSIPSRGRRSDYQILLEGTKCLPHLSAPSSEDASKISLESSLGDDPSLNNSSQRMISINKINGTGSSKKFKKSEGRSGDVGGFYRNGSTRAGHSGNNEPRRNGSDLKRCSEGVLAPANWKSTSNTREKLELQAMVSEASISKNGDGYSLDHSVGGSSGSGENKPRKLKFKVGGLLGSTHTKSNTDNAFTKSSHPLNVSWHGQKHMLQDNSDDGQFHIEQSNCMQGREWKDLGEHHPHGTEENTRVKLVGKSSSSTQMDKVHSTNSSDPTTRKSKRVTRRRAVEDTFDDSDEDDEIRYLERLKSSKIVKVDAVDYGHEGNKLKKKKVSESSKNKVSSYDFDEEYVSQSVKDGERRRKTAKESSDIAYVEEDEPGSDASLDPKEMKREGSADTVGDGRVGALTTRQRALQSSKDGNTGESLIEFPNGLPPAPRRKQKEKLSEVELQAKKAEAAQRRRMQVEKANRELEAAVINKILGKDPNKKKKEEEKLKEMQEEASSMLPLAPSTIRWAIGPTGTTVTFADDVGLPNIFESKPCSYPLPREKCAGPSCTNAYKYRDSKTNLPLCSLRCYRAVQKIPQTGTSC
- the LOC120273722 gene encoding probable WRKY transcription factor 69, which produces MESPTSAKERMIEAPSSKRRKVVQKVVVTVRVETKAGKQKSEGPPSDFWSWRKYGQKPIKGSPYPRGYYRCSTSKGCSAKKQVEKCKTDASMLIITYTSNHNHPGPDLLSIQPQTKVNSKCKEEEDDEEEEEEEIVKNEKKSTEENDFFDELEELPICSSLRSSFFDDKSLLQLS
- the LOC120273721 gene encoding ubiquitin-conjugating enzyme E2 32-like, which encodes MADERYNRKNPAVKRILQEVKEMQSNPSDDFMSLPLEENIFEWQFAICGPRDSEFEGGIYHGRIQLPAEYPFKPPAFMLLTPNGRFETQTKICLSISNYHPEHWQPSWSVRTALVALIAFMPTNPDGALGSLDYNKEERRKLAIKSREVIPKYGSSERQNLIDEIHRYMLGKAPPVPDILPTPATDDTTSAEANTAPNSVTENASLDVATAPIQEPPNPENEPMMVEDVHEVQVNAAAGPLQVGFRARVSLSRRAPASQTIEQPQRPVTRAQKPSDDRLFTLAAIGLTIAISILILKKFLKSYGIFLM